From Marinobacter alexandrii, one genomic window encodes:
- a CDS encoding sodium-dependent transporter yields the protein MATRGGFSSKAGFIAAAAGSAVGLGNIWGFPYEVGAGGGAIFVLVYLFFCFALCFPVMITEIAIGRKSGRNAVGAFNALGHKKWNFIGKLGVLSGVLILSFYNVIAGWAFGYTFQLGSGNFSVADNFTEFTSNVFTVGTYGLLFMVATAFIVSKGIAGGIEKAAKILLPTLIIMIIGLVVYSLFLPNAMAGLKFYLLPDFSKFSFNVVFNAMGQAFFSLSLGMGALITYGSYVGKNDNIVSSAALITLADVGIAFIAGLMIFPFIGFISNGELTGVGGGPELIFVTLPQIFGSIGGVTGSILGASFFALLCFAALTSTVSLLEVPVSYLVDEHKFKRKNAAWLMAGVVYVIGIPSLIGNGYSTYFTEFIQYFNAETKTNFLSFVVNMANDSFLPLGGCLIVFFAAHIWKKENIDAEISIGAPNYEKSFVKKYLSIALPYLVPILLATIFVMTVLVTFFGFDF from the coding sequence ATGGCAACTAGAGGTGGTTTCTCAAGCAAAGCAGGTTTTATAGCAGCGGCAGCAGGTTCTGCGGTTGGATTAGGAAATATTTGGGGATTCCCATACGAGGTAGGAGCTGGAGGAGGTGCTATCTTCGTTTTGGTTTATCTGTTTTTTTGCTTTGCTCTTTGCTTCCCAGTGATGATTACTGAGATCGCGATCGGAAGAAAGTCAGGTAGAAATGCAGTAGGTGCATTCAACGCGCTTGGTCATAAGAAGTGGAATTTTATTGGAAAATTAGGTGTACTCAGTGGGGTACTTATTCTTTCATTCTATAATGTAATCGCAGGATGGGCTTTTGGCTATACCTTCCAACTAGGGTCTGGCAACTTTTCAGTAGCAGACAATTTCACTGAGTTTACGTCAAATGTTTTTACAGTAGGTACCTATGGTTTGCTCTTTATGGTGGCCACAGCGTTCATCGTTTCAAAAGGGATTGCAGGGGGTATTGAAAAAGCAGCCAAAATTCTGCTTCCAACATTGATCATCATGATCATAGGACTGGTTGTTTATTCATTGTTTTTACCGAATGCAATGGCTGGTTTGAAATTTTATCTCCTCCCGGACTTTTCTAAATTCTCCTTCAATGTTGTTTTTAATGCGATGGGGCAAGCATTCTTTTCGCTTTCTCTAGGGATGGGAGCCTTGATTACCTATGGGAGTTATGTTGGAAAGAATGATAACATTGTATCGTCTGCAGCGCTGATTACACTGGCAGATGTTGGTATCGCATTCATTGCGGGACTAATGATATTTCCTTTCATAGGTTTCATTAGCAATGGGGAGCTTACTGGCGTAGGTGGAGGTCCGGAATTGATTTTTGTTACATTGCCTCAGATATTCGGAAGTATTGGAGGAGTCACTGGCTCAATACTAGGCGCTTCATTCTTTGCATTACTCTGTTTCGCTGCTTTAACATCAACCGTTTCACTTCTTGAAGTTCCAGTTTCATATTTAGTAGATGAGCATAAGTTTAAACGTAAAAATGCTGCGTGGCTGATGGCAGGGGTTGTATACGTTATTGGAATCCCATCATTGATTGGAAATGGATACTCAACGTATTTCACTGAATTTATTCAATATTTCAATGCGGAGACGAAAACAAACTTTCTCAGCTTTGTAGTCAACATGGCCAATGATTCATTCCTGCCATTAGGTGGGTGCTTGATTGTCTTCTTTGCTGCCCACATATGGAAAAAAGAGAATATTGATGCTGAGATATCTATTGGAGCGCCAAACTACGAGAAATCGTTTGTTAAGAAATACCTCAGCATTGCATTACCATATCTGGTGCCCATACTGTTGGCTACCATATTTGTAATGACTGTTCTGGTTACCTTTTTTGGATTCGATTTCTAA
- a CDS encoding NADH-quinone oxidoreductase subunit N, translating into MSFNQQLVGILKDLQGTWTESTLIIGSIFILLMGLVKPSKLLMKGGFAISIVLALYFNMDNDLGGERMMNGIFISPSSIYFGSLFLLVSLLVLVFKREKTHAPEFYFFILAMLVGSLFIMKANSLLIIYVAIELVSLSSYILTNFSFKKKGFEAGIKYLLFGAMTSAVMLFGLGLIYGLTGTFAISEWSPTLFSQTLAQVGVLMLLIGIFFKISIMPAHLWVPGTYQYAPADATAFMSIVPKLAALVLMQRIFATGIFNVDHWIFNTVLILGIFTVIAGTLGAFRQTNARRMISFGAIAHSGFLLPFALMDTTTSQEAFWWYAVTYALMNLIVFYLLDSYERKQIENIEDYSKASESVWLGVCFTVALISLVGIPPLAGFTAKFFLFSALWEFYLIHSSNLILWYLVVAILATVGSLFYYLQISRNIFLVTRGRDKSINFSFSTKIVATLFSIALLLLFFAPKLVIVMQQLLNNVHE; encoded by the coding sequence ATGAGTTTCAATCAACAACTTGTTGGGATACTGAAAGACCTCCAAGGTACCTGGACGGAAAGTACGCTAATCATAGGATCGATCTTTATTCTGCTAATGGGCTTGGTCAAACCAAGTAAATTATTGATGAAGGGCGGTTTTGCTATAAGCATAGTGTTGGCGTTGTATTTTAATATGGATAATGATTTGGGAGGAGAACGAATGATGAATGGAATATTCATATCCCCATCTTCTATTTATTTCGGCTCACTTTTTTTACTTGTTTCGTTGTTGGTTCTTGTCTTCAAAAGAGAAAAGACACATGCACCTGAATTTTACTTCTTTATTCTAGCTATGCTAGTTGGGAGTCTATTTATCATGAAGGCCAATAGCCTGCTCATTATTTACGTTGCTATAGAGCTGGTATCACTTTCTTCATACATACTCACGAACTTTTCTTTCAAAAAAAAGGGATTTGAAGCTGGTATAAAATATTTACTCTTTGGAGCTATGACTTCAGCGGTCATGTTGTTTGGCCTAGGGTTGATTTATGGATTAACAGGAACGTTTGCAATTTCTGAGTGGAGCCCGACCTTATTTTCTCAGACATTAGCTCAAGTAGGTGTATTAATGCTACTCATTGGGATCTTCTTCAAGATTTCCATTATGCCAGCACATCTATGGGTTCCAGGCACTTATCAATATGCCCCTGCAGATGCTACCGCATTTATGTCGATTGTACCAAAATTAGCAGCATTGGTACTGATGCAAAGAATTTTCGCAACGGGTATATTTAACGTTGATCATTGGATATTCAATACTGTTCTAATTTTAGGAATTTTTACTGTTATAGCGGGTACTCTGGGTGCATTTCGTCAAACCAATGCACGTCGAATGATCAGTTTTGGAGCTATTGCGCATTCTGGTTTTTTACTTCCATTTGCGTTGATGGATACAACCACTTCTCAAGAAGCTTTTTGGTGGTATGCGGTTACTTATGCCCTCATGAATCTAATTGTCTTCTATCTATTGGACAGTTATGAGAGAAAGCAAATTGAAAATATTGAAGACTACAGCAAAGCATCAGAATCAGTTTGGTTAGGAGTCTGTTTTACAGTGGCACTGATCTCTCTGGTAGGAATTCCCCCACTAGCAGGTTTCACCGCTAAGTTTTTTCTTTTCAGTGCCCTTTGGGAATTTTATCTTATCCATAGTTCCAATCTGATTTTATGGTATTTAGTAGTGGCTATCCTTGCAACAGTAGGTTCATTATTTTACTACCTTCAAATTTCCAGGAACATCTTCCTCGTGACAAGAGGCCGAGATAAATCTATCAATTTCAGTTTCTCAACGAAAATAGTCGCAACTCTTTTTTCAATTGCCCTGTTATTGTTGTTCTTTGCACCGAAGCTGGTAATAGTAATGCAACAATTGCTTAATAACGTCCATGAGTGA